Genomic segment of Hydra vulgaris chromosome 11, alternate assembly HydraT2T_AEP:
ttttttctttgtcttttgaACTCTCTagcataatttttgtaaatggttttattttcaaatgatttgGATTTCatgtacttaatatataatttttgtttaatggtGGAAGATTTTCTTAGTACATCGGTTATCCATggggatgtttttttttaagcttttggtttatttcaattttaggAAAATTTGCGTCATAAATATCATAGAATGCTTTAAGAAAATTGCTATAAGCTATGTTGGCATCCTGAAAATGATCAATATGGTGCCAATGAAGCATTGATAATTGGTCATTAACTGATGCTAAACTTGCATTGCTATAAATGCgtttaaaaaagctatttttgtAGCTATGATTTTGTATTGAATAACATTTTGAAGAATGCCAAGGCCAATGACCGAAATTTGGAATCACTTTGATGAAGAGGTCAGTACTACACCTGATGAAGAGGATTTGTTACTGCAAAATGCAAGTATTGTTTTTCAATTTGCAAGTTGACGGACAGAAACACATCTGGCATGAGATCACATTTGACAAGGAAGCATCCTGTTCAGTTTCCAGCCCTGGAAAAAAATGATGAGTTAGAATAGGTGCAATAAAGTTTAGAAACGTTTTTActtctttaatttaattattaacttttattttcatatgtgttagtaattattactattacaaTACCAAGAATTAACAAGATTTAACGATAAATATcaataactttcaataaatgCTGATGAATGTTTCAATATTAGGTATTTTAACAGgtttcatattaatttttagacATACAATGAAGACGAGGCTTATGAGCAGGTCCGAGATGATAAGACACCATAAGTGTTTTGGCAGTAAAGTTAAACAAGGAAGACTTTCTGGACCATCAGCAGAAAAGATCCAAAATCTAAAGCATTGGGTTAAATACAAGCCGCAAGACCGTGAACAGCTAAGAGGAGACATTAAAATTGTCAAGTTTTTGGCCGTTTAAATTTGCCATTCTCTTTAGTTGAACATGAagcttttaaagattttgttcaCTACTGGAACCCAAAAATGAATGTGAAGGCTGCAACAACATACTCCCGGTTCAAGTATGCAAAACATTAATtatgtaattgttttaaataaattttattttggggTGGGGAGTCAATTCAATGTGAGTTCCAAgagaactaaaatttttaaaaagctaattttttaaGACCAATCcacaccaatttttttttggttttcttagTAGGTAACCAAATTGATATGTAACAAGAAATACcaattataactaattttttattttatttttaagttgccATTGTTGTACAAAAATGTGAAAATCTGTGTGGATGACATTCTAAAGGAGGAGTTGCCTAAGACCGCTGGATTTCCAATCTCAACTGACCTCTGGCAAAGCAGAAACAATGATGCGTACCAAGCCAGTGCATTGCACTATGTGAGTGAAGACTTCCGGTTAAAGATGTTTGTGATTGGAGTTTTTCCGTTTTCCGGACAACATACAGCTGAAGCCATTGCTCTTCGTCTGGATAAGTatgttttagtattttatttttattaggttaAAAGTTCTGTAAATTAAGTTAACGGTTTGAGTTATTTagataactttttgttaaaaaaaagcaaataatcgAGTTTCGTCCGTTGTGGTGTGTCCATGATTCAGCCGCTAATATGAAGGCGGCAATTAACAAGTGCAATTTTGTAGATGCATCTCTTTTGTGTGCtgatcattttttgaatttggaAGTTGAAGCAACTGTCAAAGAAACAAAAGGTTTTGACAGTTTGGATCTTCACGAAGCAATCCAAAGAGCAACTGAATTAAGTTTAAGATGTCACAAGTCATCTTTGTCTGagcaaagaattaaaaaagcgGTAACTAGTTTTTAGTTTAGCATCCTTTTTAGCTTTTATAGcaatttagtttatagtttaatACAATACAAGCGCAATATAAACTTCTCAGTACACTTTGTGAgacaaaatttttctaatgataGCTACCATTAATAACTGATAAAATGTTAacacttaaaaagtaaaaacatataacatagttaatatcagtttttaataatagtaaatagtacTAATCTccttttatgttatttttcttataattctattttaatttttagctaaAGCTGTTGCTTGATGACAGTGATGTTGTTGGCAAGGATAAGTTGAAATTTGTGAAAATCATCACTCTCGTGAAAACACACAAGAATTCAACTTTTATGATGTTGGAAAGCATTGTAAAAATGCGTCGTATCCTCAGCTCCATTAGAGACATTCCTGGAAAAAATGACACCAAACTAGCTCCATTCATTCCTTCAGAAGATGAGTTCAATCTTTATGATGAAATTTTGCCTATTCTGAGGAGAGTCGCTGAGATTTCAGAATATTTCTCTGCTGACAAAGAAGTAAGCATTCACCTCGTTATCTCAAACATTTACACACTGAGGCAGAAATGCCTGGATTTCATCAAGGCTGGTGGGGCATCACCAACAGCACAAATGTTTCACCAAAAACTGGTGGAAAACTCGGATATTCGTTTTCCGGACACTGGttgtcaaaacattttttactctGTTGCCAACTTGCTTAACCCCTTGTACAAGGGTAGAGCTCTAAAAAAACTGGGTGGATTTGATGGTGCACATCATCAAATCCACTGATTACTCAATCCAATGTATGAGGCACTGATTACTCAATCCAATGCTTATCAGGAGTGGATTGCTACAACAAGATTATTTAATGAACGGTTACATGCTGAAATCCAAGGTCATGTTTTAGAAGATGATCCTTTCTATAATATTGGAATGGAAGAAGCTCCTGCACTTATGACTTCCTATTCTGGTCTGGCTCCACCTGCAAAGTCAGACATTGTCACTGAATGAGACATATTTCAAAAACTCCTAGGGGTTGTTGGTGTGGAAGTGCTGGAATTTTGGAGAGCAAATATGTACAATTTTCCTCTCCGTGCTCAAGCTGCTAAAAAATGGCTATGTGTACCTGCTTCCTCAGCATCTTCAGAAAGAGCCTTTAGTGCCGGTGGAATTGTCGCttataaaagaacaaaattgCAGCCTGAACAAGTCGAAAAATTGTTGTACAATCAGCAAAACTACCCTAAGATTCCGATCAAAAGATGGTTTCTAACCAGTCAGGATGAAAAAGAAGAATTGTTTGAAGAGGCTTTTACCAATGGCTCTGAGAATTCAGCTGCTTCAAATCAGGGATCTTCTACTTCAACTCTTACATCAGCAGTTGAAATGGATGACTAACTTAAGTTGGTTCATTGCCTAAGTGGCGTCATTGGTCTATTTCACTGCTTagagtttataaaatttgcCATATAGTGATTTAGTGATTTCAATAAACCTTGTCTTtgagattaaattttaatatttttcatataataagtCACAAGCACAAACCTTAACATGTTAAACATGTCAAGTCAACAATTTATCAAGtaaaacattgttattttttgtttttagttgtttttagcTTCAGCTTaagtcttaaataaaaaaagttttgtttatttctttttttacattaaatagtgCACTTGtcagtaaatttattaaagttatttagatttttaaaaacattatttttttagttggaAAAAGTAATATTGTAATGAACCGATAAGTATTGTTATCGTTTGAGTTACGAAATGAGTTACGATATTTATGGTAATTGAACAATAAATATCGTAATGAATCGATAAATATTGAAACTATATCGAGCAAATTTTTTAGTTacgatattaaaaatataaaaaacttacatacTTACGATATTACATACTTACGATACTTACATACTTacgatattaaaaatataaaaaaacttaatataaaaaaacttacgaTACGCACATTCCGATATCTTATCGTATCGTATCGTAATAAGAAAAGTTTCGAGACGCAAACCCTTAGTAATAACGAATAAAATGCTAACTGTAATAATTAAgtgcaaaaaattatattatgcaACGATAACAATTCATTATGCAACGACAACAATTAATTATGCAACGACAACAGCAAAAGGAGTGGTTTTATATCTACAGTAGCTACAAAAGAATGTTACTTAAGAAAAAAGTTGCGtgaaattattagaaaaagttaagATCAAGTAGTCGTGAACAACAATTACAACTTCATAACACTACTGCAAATCTGGGAAGAAGTTATGTATTTAAACCAAATTAAGTAATAATGATGTCTAAGCTTTTCTGTTCATAAACTTTTCTGCTCATAAACTAGACATGtgaaaaatgacaaataaaaaatttaatacttgtCTAACTTATTCAACAAAACCAACAAAAAGATAAGTCAATGGACCTAGCACTTTATCTGATATTTTTCGTGTTGTCTAAGATCAACCCTCTATTTCTTGATTCTTTTCTTTGCTTGATAGACAGTGCacagtaattttaattttatcaaaagtttattttgataaaattaaaaatactatgcACAAATCTTCCGcaaagcataaattttttaaagcattaaaaaccCTTGATGAGTTTAATATTCCTTTGTCAAATAacatgttgattttttaaactcttgAAATTTATATTTGGATATCATctgtcgagatacaaaagcaattagagctgcctgtatcggacggaacaatcagacgacgtgctgttaaggccggattgttttctcgacgccctgcaaagaaaccgctgcttttactaaaaaaccagaagaaaagacttcTCTTTgttacatctcatattgactggaatgtgcagaaatggcgaattgtcctgttcagtgatgaatcgaagttcaacatcattgggagcgatggcatttgccgtgtacgtcgaccggtcggaaaacgcctcgatttacgtaATAAAACCGTGAAGGCATGATGAAGCAATGTAATAGTCTGGGggtttctgctaacggtctaggtccaatacatcgaaacgatggaataatggaacgtttcatgtataaaaatatcctgaaagatgttatgttacctcatgctgaatggaatatgccaataaaatgggtttttcagcaagacaacgatccgaaacacactgaaaaagtagtcaagcagttataatatatatatatatatatatatatatatatatatatatatatatatatatatatatatatatatatatatatattaaaataaaaaaaaccaacttCATCAAATAGTTTTCATGCATCAAGTAAACACCTTTAAGAATTCCAGTATTATTAGATTTGCGCTCAAAAATATGCGTAATTTAGAGCTTTACCAAAAGGGTGTAACAGGAATAGCTCACCAAAAGTGTGTACCGGAAATAGGTTCTATTTTTCCTTTTTGAGGACTCAAGTTTTTGCTATTCTCTGAAGTCCACTGAGGCTATTAATAATCAAACTGAGgctattaaaaatcaaactgaggcaattaaaaatcaaactgaggctattaaaaatcaaaaaaacaaaatcagttgTCAAAAAGtggtttttgtaaaatttaaaaaaattaaatcttttgaacaTGTATGTTGTTTTGTTgtcaatgttatttaatttcttaggacatttttctcatttttttatttttttaaacatttattgttgAAAAGTAAGGTGAATAATATGAATGCATGCtcttattttatatgaatattgGGTTTTTGTAACAGGCTTGGTTAcgtttatctaaaatattttaaaaagctcATAATAATTCTTAAGTTTACAAAACTGTGTTCATTCTCGAAGACGTTGTggtcaagaaaaaatatttttgttttgcaaagcaatagcctcattaaaTGGTTTTCATGCATCAAATaaacaccaataaaaatttcaatattctgctcgtaaaaatgatttaaagtaaCACACAACAAAATGCTTATCATGCGCCTAATTTTTGAACATAACCTGAGccttatatgtttataaacgTATAAttctcttataaaaaaaaacatgtcacaTGCGGATTTAAGTTATCTTTGGTCATTAAAAAAGGTCAGTTTTGTTGCTATCATTGGTTGTCCTGTCAAAATAGAcacaaatatagaaaaaaatagaaagacaCCAATACCAGAAAGCTACTGTTTCCTATAAAGTACTCAATCAACCAGCTGTCATGGGCAGCtgatatacaattttataaatcgcagatatacaattttataaatgacAACTTTAAAATTCTTTACACCACTGCTTTCAACACTCCAACACTGAAGTTTTTTTACGAAGTTTTTACCATCTTCACAACCTTCCCTGTTCTGATTTATCTGCAGGCAACATATTTTGGAGGTACACATTTCTCATTTTGTGAAAGatcttattgatgaaaaaataaaatggcacAGGAAAGCACTATATGTAAGATTATATAAAGGCTGGTCACTCAGAACGAGGTGGAGAAGACGGAGCACACCAGGTTTGATTAGAATGagtaacaagtttttttttaaacaacattaaaaagaagGCCCTGAAGTTCCTCAAGAGGTCACTGACCACAGAGATGTTTAACACGGGGATTACAAGAAGCTATGTGAACTAGTTGTCTTTTAATTCTTGGGAGATGTACCACTATTTCATTTTACTCAATCTGGACCCTTCCATTAgtagttaaattatattatcaatcgcttttttgttttCAGAAGGAGGGGAGGGGGCGGAGGGAAAGTATAtttcagagtttttaaaaatattaataataattcattCCTAAGGTATTTGGTAAATGTTTCATACCTGCTTTCTTATAGGATGAATAAGAATGTATCCTAGGTGATGAATCAAGataagaaaaagattaaaaatatgatattttaacaTGTCTGAGCAGTTTCATGTGGGGAAACCAAAGCCGCCAGTTGTTAGCAAGTCAGCGGAGCTTACAAAGCGGAGTTTCATTAGGTTGTGATTCATGCTTGAAGGAGCTTACTGAGCTAGTAGAAGCTTAATGAGGTGGTAGGATAGCTGAGATTCAATTTGGGGAGTTGAAATGGCGGATATAGCGAAACGACTGTGAgacattttacatatttaaaaggtttttgaagCTAATTGAATGTGCCAATGGCTGCGCAGAAAAGATTATCCTATTGGCCCAGAACTTTGTTAGAGACAGCTTATTGGGCAACACAATAAAGAACCTCATACTGGTCGCCAGAGAATAAcgtcttttttttgaaaattggacttattttcgaaaaataaaaatttacagcTATTACTTTTACTGgaacaaaaagtgtttttttagtaattttaatctATTTGAACCTAAGAGAATGGGAAAAAACTGagaggtgttttttttttgggaccctaatatatatatatatatatatatatatatatatatatatatatatatatatatatatatatgtatatatatatatatatatatatttatatatatatatatatatatatatatatatatatatatatatatatatatatatatatatatatatctattatgttataatattgttataatattgattattattatatatacatttcttttattatttttttaaatttatttttttttaattattatttctataaattattattatttattattttattttaataacgaTAAACGATGTACGATGtagctaaatttaattttttatttcctttgcAGATGccaaaagtttctttaatttgGAATTATTTCACCAAAATCAATGAAATCAGAACTAGCTGCATTGAATGTGGTGAGGACTACAAGGTGCCTAGTGGCAGCACAATAGGGATGAGAGGCCATCTTAAGACAAAGCACAAGACTAGTTTTGAAACACTAGTAGCAAGGAACACCAGGGCAAAAGCAATATCAAAAACTACAACTTTCAATGTTGACGCATGCTTTGACTCTGATAATGACTTTATACTTGACTCCTCTTCTAGTGCTGGGCTATCAAGAGCAGCCACTGTCAGGACCCCAGCCAGAAAAAGGTCAACAAAAGAGCAAATGTATGGCAACAAAACTCCAACAAAGCGATAAAGAGTATTTACTAAAAGTCAATCGTCTAGAAATGACGATAAACAGAGGGAAATTGTAACTGCAATGATGCAGTGGAtaacaagtgccattttgcctTTTGATGTAGTTGACGACGAttactttaaacattttgtgaaaatatgtACAAAAGGCAGTATAAGTCAATTTCTTCAAGGGCAGTTTCACGTACCATAGTTTTGGATTTATACAATGCAATGAAGGCAGCAGTTAATAAAGCATTTAATGACGATAAACCTCATCTGGATCAAATATCAATCACGTCTGATCTGTTGACCAACAAGACTACCAACGCAGAATATGTTGCTATGATTGCGCACTACATTGATTCGAATTTTCAAATGAAGCGTTTTTTGGTCaactaaaaacacttttcaGGCAAAAATTCATCTGAAGAAATTGCAAAAAGATTGAATAACTTCACCAAAGACCTAAAATTAGGACCAAATGTGCGCACAACAATAACATGCGACGGTGGAGCAAGTATGAAGAAAGCCGGAAAGGGTTGCGTTATAAATGATGTGTTTTGGTGCGTTGATTATAAGATAATTTTGATAGTACAAAGTGCTACCTCGAAATTTGAGTTGTGGAGAGATTTGAGTGATAAGATGGCAGGACTGGTTGGCTTTTTCAATTATCCTCAGAAGTGTAAGGATTTACTAATTGCCGAAGCATTGAAAATTCCAGATAGCACAATTACAAAACTAGTTCAAAGTTTCTCAACCAGATGGAGCAGTGAGCTCAATTAATTGCAATCAATCAATAAGCTACTACCTGCTAATATAATTGTAGCAGAAAAATATGTTTCACAAAAGCTAGTCAATAAAATACCAGATGAAGAGGAGATTGAGCAATTCAGGACAATGGttggaatattgaaaaaatttgaaaaattatccAACCTCGCAAGTTCAGAGAAAAAGGTCTCAGTAGTCCATCACATTCCAATACTCTTTGATCTGGAAGATAAATTGCAGTCAATGTCATATGATCCACCCAATCTCATGATGAAAGAGGTCCCTGATTATTACTTGCTAAAAATGAATGACAGGTTCCCCGAATGTGGAACAACAGTTTTAGAATACACAATTGCAAGCATAACGAATCCACGTTACAAAGGATCAACATTACATGGAATTGGCCAAAGGTACAACATGACCATAATATCCTTGAAAGAAGCTATGGAACACACCCTCATTCAACACATTACAATCCCTCATTGATGACATACAAGACACAATGGTACAGACACAAACACAGCCTTAAGAAAACATAACAACTGAATACGTAAAAAGGTCTTGCAAAAGTTTGAAGGttcaaacttttagaaaaatggTTGATAACACGGAAGGAAGGAAGGCCTCTTTGATAACGGAGATCAAGGCGGAGATATAAAGCTATTTAACAACAACACCGATTGACGATAATGGGTATATACTTtgttattagataaaaaaatcacATAAGTACTACGAACTTGCCCGCTTTGCCAGTAGAACATTAGCAATTCCAGCAGCTTCCTCCAGCTCTGAACGAGTATTTTCCACAGCTGGAAACATCTGTGGTGACAGGAGAACAAATCTGTCAGCATCTAAAGTTGGAaaacttgtttatataaaaaaaacttaagacagataaagaaaattaatgatGTGAACAATTTTATAGTTTGATTCGATTTTccgaaaaaaaattgatttttttttccttggaaattttttttgccattatTGTAGCGCAAATAACaataaccaaataaaatttaagttttgaacttagctgttttatattttatttatattctttcGATGCATTGTTTAACGATTCAGTCTATCGATAGATTGTTTAACGATGATGGTCATTTGCTGCATGTTTAACAATACGTGTTTCGATGCATCGAACACGATGTGTTGAATACGATGCATTGACGTATTTAACGATGTTAAACGATACATCGCCGCTCCCcatttataatcaatttattgcaaaaaatctaCACAaacactataaataaaaataactaaacaaattgtttattaatttataaagaataaaaaaattataaatatttcttgattTCCTATCAAAGTTCTACAACGACGTCATACACTTGACAAGTTAATTTTTCTTGATACACGtctattattttcttttaatcaaaaaaactcagcctaaacattttttttaaccattctctttaatatgaagaCAAATTCTTTCAGACCTTGGGGATTCAATTGATCCTCATCTTGTTTATAGCTAACAAATTTTTACTGCCATACAATCATTTCCAAATAATTAAACACACTGTTAAATTCCgaaaatttcaaagtttcaaACCATAAAATAGCATTTGTGTATAAAGGGTGCAAATGGCAGTTTAGCTTGTTCATATGCTTCACCAGGTATCATATTTTGGTAATGATAAAGTAGTTAACTGATAGTCTGTCAGACATTGAGTTTAACATTGCAACATTTTTGAGTTTGACAACTGCGCCATTCATTAAAGAAAGCAGAAAATAATCATtaacgtaaaaaaataaatggtccaatatgacttttataattaattggTGTTCTACCAATAATCAAATCCAGAGCTGATAACTATGCAGGTTTCCGCTGGGGCTAATGAATAAAGGAGCTGTGAATAGCCAGTTTAAAATGGGCTTGGCAAGCTACGCAGGTCAATCGCCTCCATGGTCTTGCACGTCCTTTTTCGAgcaatataagtttttatgttttgatgataatttttgatataactttttttttgttcttcattCCAGAGatagtaaaaagttttgttttattagcgataaaaaaaagacagaaaaaacATGTTTCTAATATGTATAACATGTTAGAAACATGTTATACAATATatgctttacaaaaacaattgatcgttcttatattattataaaatttcattcATTTCCTTTCTTCTTTGTAAATTCACAAAGAAgaagaaatatataatatatagaagTACGCAGTTATAAGTGCTTGGtgtaaaacttcaaatttttgatttttgatttttttgttgctatttttacgataaaacttgtaaatattagaaaaaaaattatgttaagcatttatcatattaaaaattatgtgaaaTATATGTTGCATGAGTTGAAGAATTGTGGAAAGAAATGTTGAACAAATATCACAAGCACTTCAAATCTGATTTAGCTGGGTTTTAGTCAGATTTTTATTCAACGTTTTTCTGTGGTTTTTTGCAACCAACAAAACATTCTGCTTCATATCTTCATTTCGGTATGACATAATAAAGTCTTGGATCAGTTTTATATTTCTTTCTGCACAATCATTGGTGACTaccatatttttaacaaaaaacttaaagttgccTAAAACAGTTGTGCAGCTAACTTAACCTGGTCATGGGTAACCTTGGCTAGGCAAAACAAAATCCAGCTCTGACCACCAACTAAATTTGATAGTATTGTAGACAATGTGATTACA
This window contains:
- the LOC136087199 gene encoding uncharacterized protein LOC136087199, whose amino-acid sequence is MKAAINKCNFVDASLLCADHFLNLEVEATVKETKGFDSLDLHEAIQRATELSLRCHKSSLSEQRIKKALKLLLDDSDVVGKDKLKFVKIITLVKTHKNSTFMMLESIVKMRRILSSIRDIPGKNDTKLAPFIPSEDEFNLYDEILPILRRVAEISEYFSADKEVSIHLVISNIYTLRQKCLDFIKAGGASPTAQMFHQKLVENSDIRFPDTGCQNIFYSVANLLNPLYKGRALKKLGGFDGAHHQIH